Proteins from one Niallia circulans genomic window:
- the tsaD gene encoding tRNA (adenosine(37)-N6)-threonylcarbamoyltransferase complex transferase subunit TsaD gives MKKDILIMGMETSCDETAVSIIKNGTEILSNVVASQIESHKRFGGVVPEIASRHHVEQITLVMEEALETADVTYKDLDAIAVTEGPGLVGALLVGVNAAKAVSFAHGIPLVGVHHIAGHIYANQLVDNLEFPLLALVVSGGHTELVYMKEHGHFEVIGETRDDAAGEAYDKVARTLKLPYPGGPHIDRLAAEGEASIKLPRAWLEGSYDFSFSGLKSAVINTVHNAEQRGEIIKPEDLAASFQESVIDVLTTKTIQAVKEYKVKQVVLAGGVAANKGLRTALEEKFSRLRDVKLTIPPLSLCTDNAAMIGAAGTVFYKKGQRALLDLNGNPGLDITIHN, from the coding sequence ATGAAAAAAGATATATTAATAATGGGAATGGAAACAAGCTGTGATGAGACGGCTGTATCTATCATCAAAAATGGAACGGAAATACTATCAAATGTTGTAGCTTCTCAAATTGAGAGCCATAAAAGATTCGGCGGTGTGGTCCCTGAGATTGCCTCGAGGCATCATGTTGAACAAATAACATTGGTTATGGAAGAAGCCTTAGAAACTGCAGATGTAACCTATAAAGATCTTGATGCTATCGCCGTTACAGAAGGTCCTGGACTTGTTGGTGCTTTGCTTGTTGGAGTTAATGCGGCAAAGGCAGTCAGCTTCGCACACGGTATACCTCTTGTGGGAGTCCATCATATAGCCGGACATATTTATGCAAACCAGCTTGTGGATAATTTAGAATTTCCACTATTGGCATTAGTCGTATCTGGTGGTCATACAGAACTTGTCTATATGAAGGAACATGGTCATTTTGAAGTAATTGGTGAGACAAGGGACGATGCAGCTGGAGAAGCATATGACAAGGTGGCAAGAACGTTAAAGCTTCCTTATCCAGGGGGACCGCATATAGACAGGCTGGCAGCTGAAGGAGAAGCATCTATAAAGCTGCCACGAGCATGGCTGGAAGGCAGCTATGATTTCAGCTTCAGCGGGTTAAAGTCGGCAGTTATCAACACTGTTCATAATGCTGAACAAAGAGGAGAAATCATCAAGCCAGAAGATTTGGCGGCAAGCTTCCAAGAAAGTGTAATTGACGTTTTGACGACAAAAACAATTCAAGCAGTTAAGGAATATAAAGTAAAGCAAGTTGTCCTTGCCGGCGGAGTTGCCGCAAACAAGGGTTTAAGAACTGCTTTAGAAGAGAAATTCTCAAGACTTAGAGATGTTAAATTAACAATTCCACCACTATCTTTATGCACAGATAATGCTGCAATGATAGGTGCTGCTGGAACAGTTTTCTATAAAAAAGGTCAAAGAGCTCTTTTAGATTTGAATGGAAACCCTGGTTTAGATATTACTATCCACAACTAG
- the rimI gene encoding ribosomal protein S18-alanine N-acetyltransferase has translation MADYLFREMTIGDIDNVHIIETLSFSTPWSKDAFYNELTQNKFAKYIVIENGQQLVGYIGAWIVIDEVHITNIAILPDFRGQKLGEQLLGTMMEQSKRLGAKSMTLEVRVSNTVAQNLYKKLGFQNGAIRKNYYTDNQEDALVMWVNIK, from the coding sequence ATGGCAGATTATCTTTTTCGAGAAATGACCATTGGAGATATTGATAATGTTCATATAATTGAGACGCTTTCCTTTAGTACCCCTTGGAGCAAGGATGCTTTTTATAATGAGTTGACTCAGAATAAATTTGCTAAGTATATAGTCATTGAAAATGGACAGCAACTGGTAGGTTATATTGGGGCTTGGATTGTCATTGACGAGGTTCATATTACGAACATTGCCATTTTGCCTGATTTCAGAGGCCAAAAGCTTGGCGAACAGCTACTCGGAACAATGATGGAACAATCGAAAAGACTTGGAGCTAAGTCCATGACATTGGAAGTAAGGGTGTCAAACACGGTTGCCCAAAACCTCTATAAGAAGCTTGGGTTCCAAAATGGGGCAATCAGAAAGAATTATTATACCGATAATCAAGAAGATGCTTTAGTAATGTGGGTGAATATAAAATGA
- the tsaB gene encoding tRNA (adenosine(37)-N6)-threonylcarbamoyltransferase complex dimerization subunit type 1 TsaB, with product MKILAIDTSNLVLGIAIIDEDKVIGEYITNLKKNHSVRAMPAIEMLMKECDVSPTDLTKIVVAKGPGSYTGVRIGVTIAKTLAWTLNIPLVGVSSLQVLAASAGRYFPGSVSPLFDARRGQIYTGLFKFTNGNVEQVEKDQLILAKDWVSRLSSEQEKVLFTGNDLSIHKDLFETELKEIAVFADYADFNPRPSVLARLGQAMEPEEVHPFTPNYIRLVEAEANWLKANNKELKEE from the coding sequence ATGAAAATACTAGCCATTGATACATCCAATCTTGTATTGGGCATCGCAATTATTGATGAGGACAAAGTTATTGGAGAATATATTACAAACCTGAAAAAGAATCATTCTGTCAGAGCAATGCCGGCAATTGAAATGTTAATGAAGGAATGTGATGTAAGTCCAACTGATTTGACGAAAATCGTAGTAGCGAAAGGTCCTGGTTCTTATACAGGTGTTCGGATTGGAGTTACAATAGCAAAAACACTTGCTTGGACGTTGAACATTCCGCTTGTTGGGGTGTCTAGCTTGCAGGTTCTGGCAGCAAGTGCTGGCCGGTATTTCCCAGGTAGTGTAAGTCCACTGTTTGATGCAAGAAGAGGGCAAATATATACAGGCTTATTCAAGTTTACTAACGGCAATGTGGAGCAAGTGGAGAAAGATCAGCTTATTCTGGCAAAGGATTGGGTGAGCAGATTAAGTTCGGAGCAGGAAAAGGTCCTGTTTACTGGTAATGATCTGTCCATTCATAAGGATTTATTTGAAACAGAATTAAAAGAAATTGCTGTGTTTGCAGATTATGCAGACTTTAACCCAAGGCCGTCTGTCTTGGCTAGGCTAGGTCAAGCTATGGAGCCAGAGGAAGTTCATCCATTCACTCCGAATTATATTCGCCTTGTAGAAGCAGAAGCAAACTGGCTTAAGGCAAATAATAAAGAGTTAAAGGAAGAATAG
- the tsaE gene encoding tRNA (adenosine(37)-N6)-threonylcarbamoyltransferase complex ATPase subunit type 1 TsaE, with the protein MDKLIWKTNNADETMAFATRLAELLDKGDVLTLEGDLGAGKTTFTKGLAKGLGITRTVNSPTFTIIKEYAGRLPLYHMDVYRVEDAFEDLGFDEYFEGNGVTVVEWAHLIGEQLPEEYLKISIHYKNETEREIVLNPFGSRYVHLCKELMK; encoded by the coding sequence ATGGATAAATTAATTTGGAAAACAAATAATGCGGATGAGACAATGGCTTTCGCTACAAGGCTTGCTGAGCTCTTAGATAAAGGAGATGTGCTGACACTCGAAGGAGACTTAGGTGCAGGGAAAACTACCTTTACAAAAGGGTTAGCCAAAGGGCTTGGTATCACAAGAACAGTTAACAGTCCGACCTTCACGATCATTAAGGAGTATGCGGGAAGACTACCTCTATACCATATGGATGTTTACCGAGTGGAGGATGCCTTTGAAGATCTTGGATTTGATGAATATTTTGAAGGAAATGGTGTTACTGTGGTAGAATGGGCTCACTTAATAGGGGAACAGCTTCCTGAAGAATATTTGAAAATAAGTATTCACTATAAAAATGAGACAGAAAGAGAAATTGTGCTAAACCCATTTGGGTCAAGATATGTGCACTTATGTAAGGAGTTAATGAAATGA